A window of the Bdellovibrio sp. ZAP7 genome harbors these coding sequences:
- a CDS encoding OmpA family protein — protein sequence MKKIIIAAILLAGAWAQAQDQSATSSTLQFGKEATEAPPRGLLPFIGLGGGYTGYDQSALQDVEGTPTTIKLLGSWYLESPWVMDLGYGYNNQQFTHSTALDTASTDGAAEFAFRYRTDNRWQMGVVGNQFFSQGANYASSQGDAIFAGLQVLKEFNMSQAWLARLGARAMSLTSNQGDLVMMYLVDFQFGWNPNAYKTSVRSTAADETMVQEEEFVAETAEPARPVAAAQPEPILNDVAMSSLIAGNSTIKFNTSQVAMSNADQRKVERLAKALDEHSDLYERVEVRGFTDSTGSAQINEKISQRRAETVANALEKYGLDSSKVSAVGRGSEESLGSRSADRRAELVFIGVKDEAALREALSTVK from the coding sequence ATGAAAAAAATTATCATCGCAGCTATTCTGTTAGCAGGAGCCTGGGCCCAAGCTCAGGATCAATCAGCAACTTCAAGCACTCTTCAATTCGGAAAAGAAGCAACGGAAGCGCCACCACGCGGACTCTTACCATTTATCGGTCTTGGTGGTGGTTACACAGGTTATGATCAAAGTGCCCTTCAAGACGTTGAAGGTACACCAACAACTATCAAACTGTTGGGTTCTTGGTATCTAGAAAGCCCATGGGTCATGGACCTAGGTTATGGTTACAACAATCAACAATTCACTCATTCTACAGCGTTAGATACAGCAAGTACTGACGGCGCTGCCGAGTTCGCGTTCCGTTATCGTACTGACAACCGTTGGCAAATGGGTGTAGTCGGAAATCAATTCTTCAGTCAAGGTGCTAACTATGCTTCTTCCCAAGGAGATGCGATCTTTGCCGGTCTGCAAGTCCTAAAAGAGTTCAATATGTCGCAAGCATGGCTTGCTCGTCTGGGTGCCCGTGCGATGAGCTTAACCAGTAATCAAGGTGATCTTGTGATGATGTATCTAGTGGACTTCCAATTTGGTTGGAACCCAAATGCATACAAAACATCGGTAAGATCTACTGCGGCTGATGAAACAATGGTTCAAGAAGAAGAATTCGTAGCTGAAACAGCAGAGCCAGCACGTCCAGTGGCCGCTGCTCAACCAGAACCCATCTTGAACGACGTCGCAATGTCGAGCCTGATCGCGGGCAATTCAACGATCAAATTCAATACTTCTCAGGTCGCGATGTCCAATGCAGATCAAAGAAAAGTCGAACGCTTGGCAAAAGCTTTGGATGAACATTCGGACTTGTATGAACGCGTAGAAGTCCGTGGCTTCACAGACTCCACAGGTTCTGCACAAATCAACGAAAAGATCTCTCAACGTCGCGCTGAAACTGTAGCAAATGCTCTTGAAAAATACGGCTTGGACTCCTCTAAAGTTTCTGCAGTGGGCAGAGGCTCAGAAGAATCTTTGGGTAGCCGTTCTGCAGACCGCAGAGCCGAACTGGTATTCATCGGCGTTAAAGATGAAGCAGCTCTTCGAGAAGCACTTTCGACAGTAAAATAA
- a CDS encoding S9 family peptidase, protein MVFFRTAIIALSFVVLGTDALAQVSIINQEQNESDFLLELTKAVDPTATSVLGIFNQIPRAENNKDVAPECDPKFFEDQLLSKKRTTEEYFKVVKQFMANCQSELAHNSPRGILSLAKMALDDYKFFKHPQVKSIVIPLSNGVLVPAIVGLKQDSRPRPLVVMKCGVFCGADQNAFMKTFLIQLFDLTPYNVVLLANQTGLDYLIANSHFSLGGWSEGFESLMVGKWLREKWEYRDRISSMHLMGMSLGGNAAVFGAAFNDMYPMPNGQKVYSSAVAICPVISLRPTLEHLYSDDVIGPVFNIMTRSQFAKARSYLTDIPEMVAADQLPPRKQMPGYLGDMASTSLQRRGVASTSPDFFKSNNFWNLPNKVQTPLMVWASKDDNVVSNKLNAQVFEHDDYYESAPNTGVVNVNYGSHCAFSAAYGYQTAALVLRSFVMAHSPEFVDHYKRSEMPWKFGFKKISSVYQHVGQSWKFEEKSNTATVTFRMFNFVANKNCYFKNPFGDEVAGCVTTREMDIPISEIKAMGARVPANEVEAQALTREFNSKVEFLTDGKPLNGTSSSNFVLSWRPLFE, encoded by the coding sequence ATGGTTTTCTTTAGAACCGCAATTATCGCATTATCTTTCGTCGTGTTGGGCACTGATGCCCTGGCGCAAGTCTCGATAATCAACCAGGAACAGAATGAATCTGATTTCTTGTTGGAACTGACAAAGGCTGTGGATCCCACCGCGACCTCGGTCCTTGGAATTTTCAATCAGATTCCAAGAGCGGAAAACAATAAGGACGTCGCACCCGAGTGTGACCCTAAATTTTTCGAAGACCAGCTCTTATCTAAAAAAAGAACTACAGAAGAATACTTTAAAGTCGTCAAACAATTTATGGCGAACTGCCAATCTGAACTGGCGCACAACTCTCCACGAGGCATCTTAAGCCTCGCGAAGATGGCGCTTGATGACTACAAATTTTTTAAGCATCCCCAGGTTAAGAGCATTGTGATTCCTTTATCCAATGGAGTACTAGTGCCGGCAATTGTGGGATTGAAGCAAGACAGTCGTCCACGTCCTCTGGTTGTGATGAAGTGTGGAGTTTTCTGTGGAGCCGATCAAAATGCTTTCATGAAGACGTTCCTGATTCAGCTCTTTGATTTGACTCCTTATAATGTGGTCTTACTCGCTAATCAGACAGGATTGGATTATCTGATCGCCAACTCTCATTTTTCGTTGGGCGGTTGGAGTGAAGGATTTGAATCTTTGATGGTTGGTAAATGGCTTCGCGAAAAATGGGAATACCGTGATCGTATTTCTAGCATGCACTTGATGGGTATGAGCCTGGGTGGAAATGCAGCAGTGTTCGGAGCAGCTTTTAATGATATGTATCCGATGCCGAATGGGCAGAAAGTTTATAGCTCGGCGGTAGCGATTTGTCCGGTGATTTCACTGCGCCCCACTTTAGAGCATCTTTATAGTGACGATGTGATTGGTCCTGTATTTAATATCATGACTCGTAGTCAATTTGCGAAAGCCCGTAGCTATTTGACGGATATTCCAGAGATGGTTGCAGCGGATCAGTTGCCACCCAGAAAGCAAATGCCGGGATATTTGGGTGACATGGCCTCGACGTCCTTACAAAGACGTGGCGTTGCGAGTACGTCCCCAGACTTTTTTAAGAGCAATAATTTTTGGAATCTTCCGAATAAAGTTCAAACACCTCTGATGGTATGGGCTTCCAAAGATGACAATGTCGTGAGCAATAAATTGAATGCTCAGGTCTTTGAGCATGACGACTACTATGAGTCAGCTCCTAATACCGGAGTGGTTAACGTCAACTATGGCAGCCATTGTGCCTTTTCGGCGGCTTATGGATATCAGACAGCTGCGTTAGTTCTGCGTAGCTTTGTGATGGCACATAGCCCGGAATTTGTTGATCACTATAAACGCAGTGAAATGCCTTGGAAGTTTGGTTTCAAAAAAATTTCTAGTGTCTATCAGCACGTGGGTCAGTCCTGGAAGTTTGAAGAAAAATCCAATACGGCGACAGTGACTTTTAGAATGTTCAATTTCGTCGCCAATAAGAATTGTTATTTTAAGAATCCGTTCGGTGATGAAGTCGCAGGCTGTGTGACGACGCGTGAAATGGATATTCCTATTTCAGAGATCAAGGCCATGGGTGCCCGAGTTCCGGCAAATGAAGTCGAAGCCCAGGCGCTGACTCGTGAATTTAATTCCAAGGTTGAGTTTTTGACCGATGGAAAACCTTTGAATGGTACCAGCAGCTCTAACTTCGTTTTGAGCTGGCGTCCTCTTTTTGAATAA
- a CDS encoding FliG C-terminal domain-containing protein yields MLDRYKKKGGFFQLLQLLETSPTTKREQFLTLIAGENPVWEEALRKRILTITRVYSWEGQYLVEIFSRVQPMTLAYALHGNPQEQIDNLLSCLPPISKRKITDLMAEASPTPAEKGTSISKMLTEVRGFVGQGIIRLEKVDPELHIPENIEEILNTTAFNVNHAPLTDANVAKKDVKPNIVGDSDAAPATPASQEADFLRRKVNQLSSEVNALKHENTVLKDKLAQIKKIA; encoded by the coding sequence ATGCTAGATAGATACAAAAAAAAGGGCGGCTTTTTTCAATTGCTTCAATTGTTGGAAACATCACCAACAACTAAGAGAGAGCAATTTCTAACACTTATTGCAGGCGAGAATCCGGTTTGGGAAGAAGCGCTTCGCAAAAGAATTCTGACGATCACACGAGTGTATAGTTGGGAAGGCCAGTACTTGGTCGAGATTTTTTCGCGTGTGCAGCCGATGACATTGGCTTATGCCCTTCATGGTAATCCGCAAGAGCAGATTGATAATCTATTAAGTTGCTTACCGCCCATTTCTAAAAGAAAAATCACGGACCTTATGGCAGAAGCTAGTCCGACTCCAGCGGAAAAAGGAACAAGCATTTCTAAAATGCTAACTGAAGTGCGTGGCTTTGTGGGCCAAGGCATTATCCGTCTGGAAAAGGTGGATCCAGAATTACATATTCCTGAAAACATTGAAGAGATTCTGAACACGACAGCTTTCAACGTGAACCACGCACCATTAACGGATGCGAACGTGGCGAAGAAAGATGTGAAGCCCAACATCGTAGGTGACTCCGATGCGGCTCCGGCAACTCCTGCAAGTCAGGAAGCAGACTTCCTAAGAAGAAAAGTAAATCAGCTTTCTTCGGAAGTGAATGCACTCAAGCATGAAAACACCGTCTTAAAGGACAAACTCGCGCAGATCAAAAAGATCGCTTAG